A region from the Medicago truncatula cultivar Jemalong A17 chromosome 6, MtrunA17r5.0-ANR, whole genome shotgun sequence genome encodes:
- the LOC25496073 gene encoding extensin-2: protein MRFQMASITLTIAFTIISLSLPSQISANNYVYSSPPPPSKPYKYASPPPPVYKYKSPPPPVYSPPPPVYSPPPPVYKYKSPPPPVYSPPPPVYKYKSPPPPVYSPPPPVYKYKSPPPPVYSPPPPVYKYKSPPPPVYSPPPPVYKYKSPPPPVYSPPPPVYKYKSPPPPVYSPPPPVYKYKSPPPPVYSPPPPVYKYKSPPPPVYSPPPPVYKYKSPPPPVYSPPPPVYKYKSPPPPVYSPPPPVYKYKSPPPPVYSPPPPVYKYKSPPPPAYSPPPPHYIYSSPPPPYHH from the coding sequence ATGAGGTTCCAAATGGCCTCCATTACTCTTACTATTGCATTCACGATAATCTCTCTTAGCCTGCCATCCCAAATTTCAGCAAACAATTACGTCTATTCatctccaccaccaccatctaAGCCATACAAATACGCTTCCCCACCACCACCAGTTTACAAGTATAAATCACCACCCCCACCTGTCTACTCACCACCTCCACCTGTCtactcaccaccaccaccagttTACAAGTACAAGTCACCCCCTCCACCTGTCTACTCACCACCTCCACCAGTTTACAAGTACAAGTCCCCACCTCCACCCGTTTACTCACCACCTCCACCAGTTTACAAGTACAAATCACCCCCTCCACCTGTTTACTCACCACCTCCACCTGTTTACAAGTATAAGTCACCACCTCCACCTGTCtactcaccaccaccaccagttTACAAGTACAAGTCACCCCCTCCACCTGTCTACTCACCACCTCCACCAGTTTACAAGTACAAGTCCCCACCTCCACCCGTCtactcaccaccaccaccagttTACAAGTACAAGTCCCCTCCTCCACCCGTCTACTCACCACCTCCACCAGTTTACAAGTACAAGTCCCCACCTCCACCCGTCtactcaccaccaccaccagttTACAAGTACAAGTCACCTCCTCCACCCGTCTACTCACCACCTCCACCCGTTTACAAATACAAGTCCCCACCTCCACCCGTCTACTCACCACCTCCCCCGGTTTATAAGTACAAGTCACCACCTCCTCCCGTCTATTCACCACCTCCACCAGTTTACAAGTATaagtctcctcctcctcctgcATACTCACCACCTCCACCACATTATATCTACTCTTCACCACCTCCTCCTTACCACCACTAA
- the LOC112422602 gene encoding uncharacterized protein: MLLFLFDDSHPCSAYASNLKTGLGNFHITEYFSRSERHMKTDTASVNPLAQIPILVQGQGPEHAKVVLKLKKRKPARPPSMVWRHFMKKKDTAFCNYCFTSFVSNASNHRTNNMLKHMMICPKT, from the exons atgcttttgtttttgtttgatgatTCACATCCATGCTCCGCGTATGCTTCAAATCTGAAG ACCGGCTTAGGAAACTTCCATATCACTGAATATTTTTCCAGATCCGAGAG ACACATGAAAACTGATACTGCTAGTGTGAATCCTTTGGCTCAAATTCCAATTCTAGTGCAAGGCCAAGGACCTGAACATGCTAAGGTAGTGCTAAaactaaagaaaagaaaacctgCTAGACCTCCTTCAATGGTTTGGAGacattttatgaagaaaaaagacaCTGCCTTTTGTAACTATTGCTTCACTTCTTTTGTTTCAAATGCTTCCAACCATCGAACTAACAACATGCTTAAACACATGATGATTTGTCCAAAAACATGa